AAGTGtaatcataatataatttaaattaatttataaatatgttgATATTTTTCTATATCGTActattagttattatattagtaaatgtaatatattttgagtagaaaatatatatttatttgagtCAACAGAGTCTCTTAAATCcaatcataataaaattaatgacatCATGGGTGTATTTGTTAAATATctgttataataaaattatttaatgtcattgcttaaatttgtaaaattaaagtATGGTACTTTTTAAAGTTTTGTTTGGTCTTATGAGAttgtattattttagtttattagttttttttttaatttttgagatCGAAGCACTTTAAATTTAcatttagtttctaaatttaatAATCTCGATTCATATAATTGTatgaaatatttgaataattttaattttgacctttaaattatatctttgaagaaattattagaataaataaaaattataatcaactatggtttaatttttttacttatatccaTGTATATTCACAAGTATCCACTTAACAATTACTTGTACGGACACAGGATGAGCAAAGAATGGATATTTATCCAAAAGGATGGGTAATGAATGTCTGTTCTATCCCGTGTGGTAGTCATtcttaaacttaaaattatgtttaaggGATCCAAGTAAATTTCATTCAATCTagtataatttactttttttttatactgttaTCATTAATTCTTAATATCTTTAAATGCAAGTTTGACTTGGAAAAAATAACTACTAGTTtccaatattatattttatgctaACCCCTTTAACGAAAAAACAACAACCATTATCCCGATTGTGACCTGTATTTGTTGAATTACAGTAATTATCAATAATGAGGCatgcttttaatatttattagttttatttttttaatccttcttatcaataatattaattattaatattttttaaccattATAGTTAgagtctttgattttttttgggacTTTGAGATATCTCACGGCTTAAGAGACTAACATTCAATATAAGATTTAGTCACATttgaatttatcatttatttccaaaaatatattatgtggGGTCAAAGTTGAAGTTTTCTCTTATTAATTCACTTGTGTTACCAATTGAACTGCATTTattagattaattattaatatatttaactacaagtttaattgaaaagaaaaacgacaagtttttaatattttttaacctcTTTAGGAAAATTGGcttaaaaaagaaggataaatgataattttcattcttgaacatgcaaataattgaaaaattcatctttaaaagattaaaattcaaaatttaacccccaaaaatataaaaagtgtgaAATTTATCCGACTCTTAACTTCCGTCAATTATCGCTAATAAAATAGGTTAAGTGACAACAAAATTGATTGTCAATGTGACCATGTTGGATAGATTATACAAAAATgtcagtgtttttttttttaaaaaaaaatattagtaacttttttttaccaaaatatcAATAAGTTTTCATTGGACAAAAATGTCATTGAACCAAAATGTCactaattttatattgtatcaaaatgttaataatttcttattagaTTTAAATATGAGTATGTTTATATTAGACTAATTTGTTAGATcctaaatttcatttcatttaagtgtaaaatataattttaggctaaatttttctcaaattttgaattttaatatttcaagGATGAATTTGTCATCGATTTACACATTCAGGaatgaaaatgactatttattttttttttttgacaactCAAAATGTGTGACTCATTTGACTTGAATTTGTAGAATTGATATGATACACTAAATAAATttggaaaagaataaaaaaccttaattacaattatattttaatcaggattgtaaggttattttttaaagaagaagatatatgtgcataaaaaaattgcctaaaaaaaaacaaatagttttaaaaaatttactttattattatttagaatgTAAATGTATTCATTCATTTTaggtaaattaaaatgatagtttaaaaattatgaaatttaaagatcaatttaatatataattactttatgaatttatttcatttgaagtctgttatactttcatttgaaatataatatatatatatatatatatatatatatatatatatatatatatatatatgtatgtatgtatttattgtttattaaaaaaatagtgactttttgatatttagttttaatatttaagtatatgttatttaatttgtttcaaaatttacaataatataaaatacctAAAGAAAAGTGCTTGATTacgttaattaaatttttattggaaaaagtttgttatttaatgtttaatattatatcatatttcagtcttgtgttaatttttaaaccattttatataatcatattagtatatttgttttactaattaatatttggagtctaataaattaatgtaataGAAATATGTTGATATTtaggtttaataaaaaattactaatactTACGTCCAAtagaaaattattgatattttgatacaatagaaaattattgacatttttattCAATGGAAAGGTATTGAcattttattccaaaaaaaaattattgatattttcgttcaataaaatatactaatatttaaGTTCAATAATGATTACTTCGTGACATTTTTGTCCAATTTACTTAATATGATCAAgttaataatcaattttgtaacaaattcgttcttttgtattttatagAGTATTTTATTAACGATAACGAACGAAAATTAACTCTGAAATAAATTTGTCACatcttttacatttttgtaaattaaattttaaattttaatcttttaagaacgaatttatcaataatttataaattcatgaataaaattgactttttaaaaaaaataagttttaaatattttgatttaaaccTCTTTAACGGAAAGAGAACAAACAATGATTATCGGGTTAGTATTGGTACTAGTTACGGTTGAATTACGGCAATTATTACAAGATTACAGTGATGGTATATAATTGAGATGCGCGTGCATTCCGTCAAGTCCAAGTCAGATACCGCTGTCTGGCGGAAACAGAGAAAGGCACAAAACCAAGTCCCTCTTCTTACCTACAAACTCACAACCTTTTCCTTCCGCCATATAAAATCTACTAttatttctcattttcatttcaacGTAACGTTGATGGGTCTTCGCTTTTCGTCTTCCGAGGCGGCGGCGTCGGAATCGGCATCGCCATCGTCCAGTTTGGGCGAATTGCCCGAGAGCTGCGTCGCCCAGATCATGACCTACATGGATCCGCCCCAGATTTGCAAGCTCGCAACCCTCAATCGCGCTTTTCGCGGCGCTTCCTCCGCCGATTTCGTCTGGGAGTCGAAGCTGCCGCCCAATTACGACATCCTTCTCCGCCGCATCTTCGCCGATTTCCCCTCCCATTTGGGAAAGAGGGGGATTTACGCCAGGCTTTGCAGGCTCAATTCTCTCGATGACGGCACCAaggtaataataatattaataataacattGTTTTGGTTTTTTGATGTGATGAGAGGAAGTGGAgttgaagagagagttttgtGTGTTGTGCAGAAAGTTTGGCTGGATCGTGGCATGGGTAAACTGTGTTTGTGCGTTTCGGCCAAGGGACTCTCCATAACCGGGATTGATGATAGAAGATACTGGAACCATATCCCCACTGACGAATCTAGGTAACATTttcattccttttcttttattattgatttatattaattaactaattagtACTGTGTTATGCTGTTTGAGGGAGGGGTTGGGAAAAACTAATGATGACAAAATAGACAACAAAAGGAGAGGGACAAATAGAATTTGGTTAAGGGTCTGTTTGTGCTACAAGATCATGAGAAGGGGGGGAAATTAAATGTTAACTCATTTTCACCCTTGGTTGCAACTTTGCTTCAAAATCATTACCACTCCGTCCTGAATTTTCTTCCCCCTTCCAATGTTTCAACTGCTTAATCAAGCCAACCCTGGGGCCTCAGTACTCGTCACATAGCAATCCTTAAGGAACCCCATCTTGGTTATCTACCAACGTTAAATTACTCAAACATAAAACTCCTAATAATCGAAAGTGTTAAGTTAAAAAAACCCTACCTTGTAACCGTGAAGTACTAAAGAGGTTCCAAAATTACAATCAATTGAATCCCAAGTGTATTATACCATATACCTAATGCTGTTATTCATATTCCATTCCGCATCCTTTATGATGATCCATTTATCTGCTAAccttttagtttataattttatccCTTGTTTGAAGACGTTAAAGATGCTATATATGTTATTCAAAGAGTGTGACTATTTTTGCTACAatcttttgttaaaatttatttcctaCTGTGTCACTCTCTGCCACTGGATTCTTTTGTATTCATTGCAATAATGAAATCATTTCAACCATAGGATGAGTTCAATAAACTGATTAaagattttaatctttttttaatgcGTGAACTATGAAGTTAAAAGAGGCTAACTGGGATTGTAAAAGGCTTTAAATTATGATTGCGACTATGTTGTGAAAAATTGCAGACGTATGTGGATGATGTCACTGTAAATTGTAATTGCAGTTGTGGAGGCCTAAAAGACTTTGTTATTGTGGTTgtgaccacaatttaaaaccatgactATTGCAACAAATATGTATTCATGTTTTAGTGTATTATTACCTAGAATTTTTGGTGACTATTATTTTCCCCATGTTCAGAAGTCTTCTGGCTGTAAATTCACCTATCATGACAAACTTGTAGCTTTTGGTATTGTTCTGTGTTGGCTGAAATTTGTTCTTGACTTGTGATGCTGTGGAGGAAAACATTTACATGCTAATGAAGATTGCActgctttttcttttgttattctGGTTGGTGATGCAAGTTCTAGTAGTTTAATTGCCAAAATAAGTCTAGTTTAAATGTCGAATTGCTTTAATAGAGCCTTGGAGTAAAGCCAGTGTGATCTCCTTCAATTGCAGATTCAGCAGTGTTGCATACCTCCAGCAAATCTGGTGGTTTCAAGTGGATGGGGAAGTTGAGTTCccatttccagctgggaaatacAGCGTATTCTTCAGAATACATCTGGGGCGAGccggcaagaggtttggacGACGAGTTTGCAACACGGAGCATGTTCATGGGTGGGACAAAAAGCCTGTTCGTTTCCAGCTATGGACTTCAGATGGACAGTATGTTGCGTCCCAGTGTTTTCTGAACGGACCAGGTAAATGGATCTTTTACCATGCAGGCGATTTTGTTGTCGAGGATGGCAATGCATCAACAAAAGTTAAATTCTCTATGACTCAGATTGATTGCACACATACTAAAGGTGGTCTCTGTTTAGATTCTGTGCTCGTATATCCAAGTGAATTCAGAAAGGTTAAAGCATTTTTAAACTACTCTTAACCTTTGCTATAAATACATATGAATGTATACTAGTATTTATATGTATAGAGCGTAGGCCGCGTCAGGAGGAATAGAGAATCGAGTTTTTAATATGGTTCTTTAAGGTTTAGAATTTTGTAGAAGCAAGAGGTGAtgtttatatgtataaatatttgtttaatttgtttggAAGACTGGAACATTCTATCATAACCTTATCTGGTGAAGAATATTATATACTTGTGGCAGATGGAACAATAAAGACCATTTGATGACAATGAAACGTGGATCATAGTGGAAGAAAACGAATTGAGTGGACTACTTTTTGGGATAAAGTCGATTATACTTTATAGTTTACTTGAAACTTGATATTCCTTTCTACTTGTTCACTGCCCCCACGTTTTAGGGTTTGCTTGGTTTTCTGTCGGGAGAACCTCGACGTATTTtcgaaaaataaaactgaaaaagtcTCATGTTAGGTTTTTAAGTGGATCCGATTATAAATTGGGTGTTGTCttaattttaccttaaaattcagtttgaaatggaagagaaaaatgattgTTTTTGTGAACTCAGTTTTCAAAATGAAACTCGTTCGAGTTTTGAGTTTGGAAATTATACTTCAAATATGTACTTAATATAATTCAAGTTAATCTCTATCGTTTGAACTTGTCTGGTAGTGTTTGGTTGATCTTTAGCGTGCATTTTATATTCTACTAGTAACCCTATTAATTCTGTGATCGGTACACTTATGGAGTCAACCATCAACCTCTGTAGTGCGTCCAGTGTGTCATCAATTACAATGgctaaaaatattaagatataACGTAAACAACTCTGTAAAGAGAGTATaacaagagttttttttttttttaagcaaagatAATCATCTCATTTCATTCATAACATGAGAAAGAATACAATGTCAAATATaatgtatattattttctttttttgactaCTTTTTTAAGATATGTATGATTTAAAATGGATGAAAATTTGACATAGTGGAAAGTTTATCATATTAATAAGTTTCATAAATTTGATTagctattttttaatataatttaatttaaatgatgagaaaaagtatataaaatttaatgaa
This genomic interval from Glycine max cultivar Williams 82 chromosome 5, Glycine_max_v4.0, whole genome shotgun sequence contains the following:
- the LOC100788842 gene encoding F-box protein PP2-A12 encodes the protein MRVHSVKSKSDTAVWRKQRKAQNQVPLLTYKLTTFSFRHIKSTIISHFHFNVTLMGLRFSSSEAAASESASPSSSLGELPESCVAQIMTYMDPPQICKLATLNRAFRGASSADFVWESKLPPNYDILLRRIFADFPSHLGKRGIYARLCRLNSLDDGTKKVWLDRGMGKLCLCVSAKGLSITGIDDRRYWNHIPTDESRFSSVAYLQQIWWFQVDGEVEFPFPAGKYSVFFRIHLGRAGKRFGRRVCNTEHVHGWDKKPVRFQLWTSDGQYVASQCFLNGPGKWIFYHAGDFVVEDGNASTKVKFSMTQIDCTHTKGGLCLDSVLVYPSEFRKVKAFLNYS